One Nicotiana tomentosiformis chromosome 4, ASM39032v3, whole genome shotgun sequence genomic window carries:
- the LOC104088868 gene encoding protein FAR1-RELATED SEQUENCE 5-like, with protein sequence MESQPLNLESDAIEFDVGSGEEEEEEDYKHNSSGLDSGERCSSSDLEPYEGMEFESEQAARIFYNSYARRVGFGTRVSAYRRSRRDNTISSRQFVCSKEGFNPRPDEQHKPRRQRIVSRVGCKAHLTVKKQASGKWAITKFVKDHNHELVPPDQVHLLRSHRHVSGPARSLIDTLQAAGLGATRVMSVLIKQSGGINNVGFTKSDCQNYMNQTRQRTLGTGAHYILEYLKQKQAEDPGFFYVVQGGPSGNIFWADSTSRMNYSYFGDTVTFDTTYRTHRFRVPFAPFIGVNHHFQPVLFGCALLLNESESSFIWLFQNWLAAMSGRHPVSITTDHDRIIRSAIADVFPGARHRFCKSNIFRQVQERLSHSLQSFPLFEAEFQKCVNSTETIEEFELRWESLLGRYNHKDDEWLHSMYDARQHWVPVYLRDTFFGETSIAKTSDSTNSFFDGYIDASTNIHILMTQYEKATASRHEKEVKAENDIINIAPILKTPSPMEKQAANVYTREIFLLFQRELMETLAYPATVINDTGPDVVYQVAKFGEDHKVHYVQYNVFEKKGSCSCQLFDFSGIPCKHILAVFRVKNVLRLPSHYILKRWTRKAKSEVVLDEDDLGLPSSHNESFTARFEKLSLEATKYVKEGVDSEKVYQVSMNALREASKKVAAAMCSTPAPPQNLDMNKAKKLSLNGNQDDCRVSCLVSQDEKIQELTTAVVNATEICEAYRAKLLSILREMEEQKLRISLKVQSMRLNQMT encoded by the exons ATGGAATCTCAACCCTTAAATTTGGAAAGCGATGCAATAGAGTTCGATGTGGGTTctggtgaagaagaagaagaagaagactacAAGCACAACTCATCTGGTTTGGATTCAGGAGAGCGGTGCTCTTCTTCCGACCTAGAACCCTATGAGGGCATGGAATTCGAATCTGAGCAGGCTGCTCGAATTTTCTACAATTCCTATGCACGCAGAGTCGGGTTTGGGACTCGGGTCAGTGCTTATCGACGTTCACGTCGCGATAACACTATTAGTAGCCGCCAATTCGTGTGTTCCAAAGAGGGTTTTAATCCTAGGCCTGATGAACAACACAAACCCAGGCGCCAGCGAATTGTCTCTAGGGTCGGTTGTAAGGCTCACTTGACTGTCAAAAAACAGGCTTCTGGCAAATGGGCTATTACTAAATTCGTCAAAGACCATAATCATGAGCTTGTACCCCCTGATCAAGTCCACTTGCTTCGATCACATAGGCATGTCTCTGGTCCTGCCCGCAGCTTGATTGATACCCTCCAAGCTGCTGGATTGGGTGCCACTCGCGTTATGTCTGTCTTAATTAAGCAATCTGGTGGCATTAATAATGTTGGTTTCACTAAATCTGATTGCCAGAATTATATGAACCAAACCAGGCAGAGGACTCTAGGTACTGGTGCTCACTATATCCTTGAATATTTGAAGCAGAAGCAGGCTGAAGATCCCGGTTTCTTTTATGTTGTTCAAGGTGGTCCATCGGGGAACATTTTTTGGGCCGACTCAACCTCCAGAATGAATTATTCTTATTTTGGAGATACTGTTACATTTGATACCACTTATAGGACTCACCGATTCCGGGTGCCTTTTGCCCCATTTATAGGAGTAAACCATCACTTTCAACCAGTTTTATTTGGCTGTGCCTTGCTTCTCAATGAATCTGAATCATCATTCATTTGGCTATTCCAAAATTGGCTTGCCGCAATGTCTGGTCGCCATCCTGTTTCTATAACTACAGACCACGATAGGATCATCAGGTCAGCAATTGCAGACGTATTTCCAGGCGCTCGTCACCGCTTTTGCAAATCTAATATTTTTAGACAAGTACAGGAGAGGCTGTCGCATTCACTCCAGTCATTTCCCCTTTTTGAAGCAGAATTCCAGAAATGTGTCAATTCGACTGAGACAATTGAGGAGTTTGAATTACGCTGGGAGTCCCTTCTTGGAAGATACAATCACAAGGATGACGAATGGCTTCACTCAATGTATGATGCTCGACAACACTGGGTTCCAGTTTACCTTCGAGATACATTCTTTGGGGAGACATCTATTGCTAAAACTAGTGACAGTACAAACTCATTCTTCGATGGATATATAGATGCATCAACTAACATTCACATCCTAATGACTCAGTATGAAAAAGCTACTGCCAGTAGACATGAGAAGGAGGTAAAGGCGGAGAATGACATCATAAACATTGCTCCTATATTGAAGACCCCATCTCCCATGGAAAAACAAGCAGCTAATGTTTATACAAGggaaatatttttgttgtttcaACGAGAATTAATGGAGACTCTCGCTTACCCTGCAACTGTAATTAATGATACAGGACCAGATGTAGTGTATCAAGTGGCAAAGTTTGGAGAGGACCATAAAGTTCATTATGTCCAATATAATGTTTTTGAGAAGAAAGGTAGCTGTAGTTGCCAATTATTTGACTTTTCAGGTATTCCATGTAAGCACATTTTAGCTGTTTTTAGAGTGAAAAATGTTCTGAGGCTTCCATCTCATTATATACTGAAACGTTGGACAAGAAAAGCCAAGAGCGAGGTAGTATTGGATGAAGACGATCTTGGATTGCCAAGTAGTCATAATGAGTCCTTCACTGCTCGTTTTGAAAAGTTAAGCCTAGAAGCAACTAAATATGTCAAAGAAGGAGTGGATTCGGAAAAGGTGTACCAAGTTTCTATGAATGCTCTACGTGAAGCTTCCAAGAAGGTTGCAGCTGCTATGTGCAGTACTCCAGCACCACCGCAGAATCTAGACATGAACAAAGCAAAGAAACTCAGCTTGAATGGAAATCAAGATGACTGTCGTGTCTCCTGCTTGGTG AGTCAAGATGAGAAAATTCAGGAATTAACGACTGCTGTGGTAAATGCAACTGAGATATGTGAAGCTTATCGAGCAAAACTGTTGAGTATATTGAGGGAAATGGAGGAGCAGAAGCTGAGAATATCTTTGAAGGTACAAAGTATGAGGCTTAATCAAATGACTTGA